One genomic window of uncultured delta proteobacterium includes the following:
- a CDS encoding putative Methyl-accepting chemotaxis sensory transducer with Cache sensor (Evidence 3 : Function proposed based on presence of conserved amino acid motif, structural feature or limited homology) codes for MKRSLRAKIVLPTLGLFILTTAFSVWFIQSQTAAALKASVEESIAKGLDTVMVGQDSLTSAIFQDLEGMSAIPPLLALLGPELPAERRAAIEEELLFSFNNRPFFKNKTYAYLNVLTTDGTILVSAGKGNPGSAAVSEDVLQKALQSGKAVGYPLVFDKNGKQLPSLVESRDKKTLVIPFAVPVAGSNGRAAGVVQAGVFYDVFVRDYLAPLRIGKEGHAFSATGNGELLYHPAPTQVMSPLTPNSLTPKMVKQHNGRLEYSWSGYDWIAIYKTSPLTNWTTIVKIRTDEVFTPIRDIAIQALVINLAQLTIAGLCLLFISGRIVRSLRKTVDYAELVAQGKLDHPLDVDTRDEVGTLANALRRMVANLRGMIAASQSAAEEAKAQTKRAEDAVREAEESRKQAEKARTEGVHQAAGQLEALVESLNTHNRGLRDRITQAAAGADKQRRKAEESVRALGNMNGTVHNVAHSAGNASHSAEEAEALAEGGAKAVADVAASIQNVNTQTRKLKESLNALGVRAEGIGKVLDVISDIADQTNLLALNAAIEAARAGEAGRGFAVVADEVRKLAEKTMAATHEVGESVKTIQEGTRGNIRIMDETSQTVDLTSSLAESAGASLREIVTSVKANAAHVGDITAASEEQDRTSRDITRSVEDISGISLSTADLMTQAQDNLTRVTETITALHNLLQELKRVQ; via the coding sequence ATGAAGCGCAGTCTCCGCGCAAAAATCGTGCTGCCCACATTGGGGCTTTTTATTCTGACAACAGCCTTTTCCGTCTGGTTCATCCAAAGCCAGACGGCGGCCGCGCTCAAAGCGTCCGTGGAGGAATCCATCGCCAAGGGCCTGGACACGGTCATGGTGGGGCAGGACAGCCTGACCAGCGCCATTTTCCAGGACCTGGAAGGCATGAGCGCAATCCCGCCGCTTCTCGCCCTGCTGGGGCCGGAGTTGCCGGCGGAACGCCGCGCGGCCATTGAGGAAGAATTGCTGTTTTCCTTCAACAACAGGCCGTTTTTTAAAAATAAAACCTATGCCTACCTGAACGTGCTGACCACGGACGGAACCATTCTCGTCAGCGCGGGCAAAGGTAACCCCGGCAGCGCCGCCGTTTCCGAGGACGTGCTGCAAAAAGCCCTGCAAAGCGGCAAGGCCGTGGGGTACCCGCTGGTCTTCGACAAAAACGGCAAGCAGTTGCCGTCACTGGTGGAAAGCAGGGACAAGAAAACCCTGGTCATCCCCTTTGCCGTGCCTGTCGCCGGTTCCAACGGCCGCGCTGCCGGCGTCGTGCAGGCCGGCGTTTTTTATGACGTGTTTGTCAGGGACTATCTGGCCCCCTTACGCATCGGCAAGGAAGGCCACGCCTTTTCCGCCACCGGCAACGGGGAGCTGCTGTACCACCCCGCGCCGACGCAGGTCATGTCCCCGCTGACGCCCAACTCGCTCACGCCCAAAATGGTCAAACAGCACAACGGCCGCCTGGAATATTCCTGGAGCGGCTACGACTGGATAGCCATCTACAAGACCAGCCCGCTCACCAACTGGACGACCATCGTCAAGATCCGCACCGACGAGGTGTTTACGCCCATCCGGGACATCGCGATCCAAGCCCTGGTCATCAACCTGGCCCAGCTGACCATCGCGGGGCTGTGCCTTTTGTTCATCAGCGGCCGGATAGTCCGTTCCCTGCGGAAAACCGTGGATTACGCGGAACTCGTCGCCCAGGGCAAGCTGGACCACCCTCTGGACGTGGACACGCGCGACGAGGTCGGCACCCTGGCCAACGCCCTGCGCCGCATGGTCGCGAACTTGCGCGGCATGATCGCGGCCAGCCAATCCGCCGCCGAGGAAGCCAAGGCCCAGACGAAGCGGGCCGAGGATGCCGTGCGCGAGGCCGAGGAAAGCCGGAAACAGGCGGAAAAAGCCCGCACCGAGGGCGTGCACCAGGCGGCGGGGCAGCTCGAGGCGCTGGTGGAATCCCTGAACACGCACAACCGCGGCTTGCGCGACCGCATCACACAGGCTGCCGCCGGAGCGGACAAGCAGCGGCGCAAAGCCGAGGAAAGCGTGCGCGCCTTGGGCAACATGAACGGCACGGTGCATAACGTCGCCCACAGCGCAGGCAACGCCTCGCACAGCGCGGAAGAAGCCGAAGCGCTGGCCGAAGGCGGCGCGAAAGCCGTGGCGGACGTTGCCGCCTCCATCCAGAACGTCAACACCCAGACCCGCAAGCTGAAAGAAAGCCTGAACGCGCTCGGCGTCAGGGCCGAAGGCATAGGCAAGGTGCTGGATGTCATCAGCGACATCGCGGACCAGACGAACCTGCTGGCCCTGAACGCGGCCATTGAAGCGGCCCGCGCCGGGGAAGCCGGGCGCGGGTTCGCCGTGGTCGCCGACGAGGTCCGCAAACTGGCGGAAAAGACCATGGCCGCCACGCATGAAGTGGGCGAATCCGTAAAAACGATTCAGGAAGGCACGCGCGGCAATATCCGCATTATGGACGAAACCTCGCAGACCGTGGACCTGACGTCGAGCCTGGCGGAAAGCGCCGGCGCCTCCCTGCGCGAAATCGTGACGTCGGTCAAGGCCAACGCCGCCCACGTGGGGGATATCACCGCCGCCAGCGAGGAGCAGGACCGCACCAGCCGGGACATAACCCGCAGCGTGGAGGATATTTCCGGCATTTCCCTGAGCACGGCCGATCTCATGACCCAGGCCCAGGACAACCTGACCCGGGTGACGGAAACCATTACCGCCCTGCACAACCTGCTGCAGGAGTTAAAACGGGTCCAGTAA
- a CDS encoding MATE efflux family protein: MFSVSSFTARWHAPQGYREVLRVSLPLIAGMLSTTVMQFTDRLFLSHYSVTSIAAALPSSMAAAVLQLPLAGLCGYVAVFIAHYVGAGRHKEVGAALWQGLWMTLAGTVLLAFACLLAGPLFTWTGHAPAVMAEEITYFRILTLGSAFFLLGSVVSGFFIGRGHTRPVLVANLLGALLNIPLDYALIFGAWGFPELGIAGAGIATVIGWAFCAVILGFGVFTAKNDKEFHVFRAWRVNAELVVRLLRFGGPSGVNLFMEVVGFAWFVLEVGKLGEVPLAASNIAFSVNSLVFMPMLGMNSAVAALVGQAMGAGRPDQAARATYNALHLCLMYMIPMALAFFLFAGPLMDIFRPGDPSVVYAPIRATGIVLIYYIAVYSLVDSCNIVFLGALKGAGDTLAVMLILGGEALFVLILPILAMKTLGVASLHPLWAALTVYIMSLALCAFLRFRNGKWRRMRVVPE; this comes from the coding sequence ATGTTTTCCGTTTCTTCTTTCACAGCGCGCTGGCATGCGCCCCAAGGGTACCGCGAAGTTTTGCGGGTGAGCCTGCCCCTCATTGCGGGCATGCTCTCCACCACCGTCATGCAGTTCACGGACAGACTGTTCCTGAGCCATTACTCGGTCACGTCCATCGCGGCGGCCCTGCCCAGCTCCATGGCCGCCGCCGTGTTGCAGCTTCCCCTGGCGGGCTTGTGCGGGTATGTGGCCGTGTTTATCGCCCATTACGTGGGCGCGGGGCGGCACAAGGAAGTGGGAGCCGCTCTCTGGCAGGGCCTCTGGATGACGCTGGCCGGCACCGTTCTGCTCGCCTTTGCCTGCCTCCTGGCCGGGCCTCTTTTCACCTGGACGGGGCACGCCCCGGCCGTCATGGCCGAAGAGATCACCTATTTCCGCATCCTCACGCTGGGTTCCGCCTTTTTCCTGCTCGGCTCGGTCGTCAGCGGGTTCTTCATCGGGCGCGGCCACACCCGGCCCGTGCTGGTGGCCAACCTTCTCGGGGCGCTGCTCAATATCCCGCTGGATTACGCCCTCATCTTCGGCGCATGGGGTTTTCCGGAACTGGGCATCGCCGGGGCCGGCATCGCCACGGTCATCGGCTGGGCCTTTTGCGCCGTCATTCTCGGCTTTGGGGTGTTCACGGCCAAAAACGACAAGGAGTTCCACGTGTTCCGCGCATGGCGCGTCAACGCGGAGCTTGTCGTCCGTCTGCTGCGCTTCGGCGGGCCGAGCGGCGTCAATCTGTTCATGGAAGTCGTGGGCTTTGCCTGGTTCGTCCTTGAAGTGGGCAAATTGGGGGAAGTCCCGCTCGCCGCCAGCAACATCGCGTTCTCGGTCAATTCGCTTGTATTCATGCCGATGCTCGGCATGAACTCGGCCGTCGCGGCCCTGGTCGGCCAGGCCATGGGCGCCGGGCGGCCGGACCAGGCGGCGAGAGCGACCTACAACGCGCTGCACCTGTGCCTCATGTACATGATCCCCATGGCCCTGGCGTTCTTCCTGTTCGCCGGGCCGCTCATGGATATCTTCCGTCCGGGCGACCCGTCCGTCGTTTACGCGCCCATCCGCGCCACCGGGATCGTGCTCATTTACTATATCGCGGTCTATTCCCTGGTGGACTCGTGCAACATCGTGTTTCTCGGCGCGCTCAAGGGCGCGGGCGACACCCTTGCCGTCATGCTCATCCTCGGCGGCGAGGCCCTTTTTGTCCTCATTCTGCCCATCCTGGCCATGAAAACTCTGGGGGTCGCCTCCCTGCACCCCCTCTGGGCCGCGCTGACCGTGTACATCATGAGCCTGGCGCTCTGCGCGTTTCTGCGGTTCCGGAACGGAAAATGGCGGCGGATGCGGGTGGTGCCGGAATGA
- a CDS encoding PAP2 superfamily protein, producing MRTPYPFALHGLCLLPVIVLLCGMHICIGPEDAVYAYFTAVRRAHPSWTLPVEVFTDCALFLFYPAYAFFLLRGVRNKKPEDIFFAVSYLLAQVLIAALLCRVVKIAVGRPRPMTGGPLHPFSFGWGYQSFPSGHTGEIIGSTVPFLWRYGGGRFLLLPLGFGLLIAAVAFSRLYLSMHHPTDIWGGLVFGSLSGYVSWVFCNALLTRWRTLLPRRARAWLDAGTHH from the coding sequence ATGCGCACACCGTATCCTTTTGCCCTGCACGGCCTTTGTCTTCTGCCCGTTATCGTCCTTTTATGCGGCATGCACATATGCATCGGCCCGGAAGACGCCGTGTACGCGTATTTCACCGCCGTGCGCCGCGCGCACCCCTCCTGGACGCTGCCGGTGGAAGTGTTTACGGATTGCGCTCTGTTCCTCTTCTATCCGGCGTATGCTTTTTTCCTGCTGCGGGGAGTCAGGAACAAAAAGCCGGAAGATATCTTTTTCGCCGTCAGCTACCTTCTTGCCCAGGTTCTCATTGCCGCCCTGCTGTGCCGGGTGGTCAAAATCGCCGTGGGCAGGCCGCGCCCCATGACCGGCGGCCCGTTGCATCCTTTTTCCTTCGGTTGGGGCTACCAGTCCTTCCCTTCGGGCCACACCGGGGAAATAATCGGCTCGACCGTGCCGTTCCTCTGGCGGTACGGGGGGGGCAGGTTTTTGCTTCTGCCCCTGGGGTTCGGTCTTTTGATTGCCGCCGTCGCGTTTTCCCGGTTATATTTAAGCATGCACCACCCCACGGACATATGGGGCGGTCTTGTGTTCGGCAGCCTTAGCGGCTATGTTTCATGGGTCTTCTGCAATGCGCTCCTGACCCGGTGGCGCACGCTGCTGCCGCGCCGCGCGCGGGCCTGGCTGGATGCCGGCACCCACCACTAA
- a CDS encoding Glycosyl transferase family 39, with the protein MSKPTDGTTPAGKKPEETPGTPEISWQSAMDAPMAAPGETSPETVAETAEQPGREPAKTAPAEAAAPKEEPETVDFVLANAPAGPEKAAEESAFGGKAKDADALWATLGRDGAAKTEEAAGSAPDEGVRGLPGIPPLTAAPATAAPATAKDKKEDKAKKGKEPKPRVPSSGPFAGKAFGPVIAAKPMMRDEDGNLVPTPATLASRLFTALALIPIILPVVLFLAQVACTLDVRALWYSDEVRYAAAYRSMVDSGNWLVMHLNGAMYPDKPPLFFWFLYGLDEAAKAILPLIPFAVTVTANTLFFAGVAISGLLCLLATHAMASLVARVDRRTVLAADLVLVSCFFFASLAHYLRMDLLFTACITISHVFLFHAWVREKAPLLMVLGYLFAGAAVLVKGPLGLALPLLAGLCFLIWQGRILRFFRIDSLFGLLIGLAVPGVWLTLAWMNAGDAFLNNILHKQVLARALDTWHHAEPWYHYLMTLPLIWLPWTLVLLFLPWGRFMNKGMREGLKASRTKDGAGIAYLWCAFLPGAILLSLVSIKLPIYCLPLFPPLAILTARTVLQMRPFAAGCLQYSLAFVLLVLGLGLVLMPAAPGNYLPLPFVPKGVMVLGGVCLFFACALAFLIKPRRGEGAILLVAVFATVFMYPAWTVTAPSLDAFMSPKAQADVIKTYRDAGYYPATFKVYGGTYTYYAGNMRDCQSWEDVTAQAENNPKMILAMRASLWDNMENKPGGFAEVHRQTIAERDYVLVARPPLGGKTEAPAAPAEAAPAVTPAVTPDAAAPATAPVAEPGQAPQPPATEQSGGAPGAASGNASGAAPAEPAPPAAEPAAPANGAAPAQGAPAQ; encoded by the coding sequence ATGAGCAAGCCAACAGACGGTACCACGCCCGCCGGCAAGAAACCGGAAGAGACGCCCGGAACCCCTGAAATATCCTGGCAGTCCGCCATGGACGCCCCCATGGCCGCGCCGGGGGAAACCTCTCCGGAGACGGTAGCGGAAACGGCGGAACAGCCCGGCCGGGAACCCGCAAAAACCGCCCCGGCGGAAGCGGCGGCACCCAAGGAAGAACCGGAAACAGTGGATTTTGTGTTGGCAAACGCTCCCGCGGGGCCGGAAAAGGCAGCGGAGGAGTCCGCTTTCGGCGGCAAGGCCAAGGACGCGGACGCGCTCTGGGCCACCCTCGGCAGGGATGGTGCAGCCAAAACGGAAGAGGCGGCCGGTTCCGCCCCGGATGAAGGCGTACGGGGCCTGCCCGGGATTCCCCCGCTTACCGCCGCCCCTGCAACCGCCGCCCCTGCAACCGCGAAGGACAAGAAAGAGGACAAGGCGAAGAAAGGGAAAGAGCCAAAGCCCCGTGTTCCGTCTTCCGGGCCTTTCGCGGGCAAGGCTTTCGGTCCCGTCATTGCCGCAAAGCCCATGATGCGGGATGAGGACGGCAACCTCGTGCCCACCCCGGCCACATTGGCCTCGCGTCTTTTCACGGCCCTGGCCCTTATCCCCATCATTCTGCCCGTGGTGCTGTTCCTGGCGCAGGTCGCGTGCACGCTGGACGTGCGCGCGCTCTGGTACTCGGACGAGGTCCGCTACGCTGCCGCGTACCGGAGCATGGTCGATTCCGGCAACTGGCTGGTGATGCACCTTAACGGCGCCATGTATCCGGATAAACCGCCGCTGTTCTTCTGGTTTTTATACGGACTTGACGAGGCGGCCAAAGCGATTCTGCCGCTCATACCGTTTGCCGTAACCGTCACGGCGAACACGCTCTTTTTCGCGGGTGTCGCCATCTCCGGCCTGCTGTGCCTTTTGGCGACGCACGCGATGGCCTCCCTGGTGGCGCGCGTTGACAGGCGCACGGTGCTGGCCGCCGACCTCGTTCTTGTGAGTTGCTTCTTTTTCGCCTCGCTGGCGCACTACCTGCGCATGGACCTGTTGTTCACGGCCTGCATTACAATCAGCCACGTCTTTTTGTTCCACGCCTGGGTCCGGGAGAAAGCCCCGCTCCTCATGGTGCTGGGCTATCTGTTCGCCGGGGCGGCTGTGCTGGTCAAGGGGCCTCTGGGCCTCGCCCTCCCCCTGCTGGCGGGCCTGTGCTTCCTCATCTGGCAGGGCAGAATCCTGCGGTTTTTCCGGATCGATTCCCTTTTCGGCCTCCTCATCGGGCTGGCCGTTCCTGGCGTCTGGCTGACGCTGGCCTGGATGAACGCGGGCGACGCCTTTTTGAACAATATCCTGCATAAGCAGGTTCTGGCCCGCGCCCTGGATACCTGGCATCATGCCGAACCCTGGTACCATTATCTGATGACCCTCCCGCTCATCTGGCTGCCCTGGACGCTGGTTCTCCTGTTCCTGCCCTGGGGCCGCTTCATGAACAAGGGCATGCGCGAGGGGCTCAAGGCCTCCCGCACCAAGGACGGTGCCGGGATAGCCTATCTCTGGTGCGCGTTCCTGCCCGGCGCTATCCTGCTTTCTCTCGTCAGCATCAAGCTGCCCATCTACTGCCTGCCCCTGTTCCCGCCGCTGGCGATTCTCACCGCGCGGACCGTGCTGCAAATGCGTCCTTTCGCGGCAGGCTGCCTGCAGTATTCGCTGGCGTTCGTTCTGCTCGTGCTCGGGCTGGGCCTTGTGCTTATGCCCGCAGCCCCCGGCAATTATCTGCCGCTCCCGTTCGTGCCCAAAGGCGTGATGGTGCTCGGCGGCGTCTGCCTGTTCTTTGCCTGCGCGCTTGCGTTTCTCATCAAGCCGCGCCGGGGCGAAGGGGCCATTCTGCTCGTCGCGGTTTTCGCGACCGTTTTCATGTATCCGGCCTGGACCGTGACCGCCCCCAGCCTTGACGCGTTCATGAGCCCCAAAGCCCAGGCGGATGTCATTAAAACATACAGGGACGCGGGATATTATCCGGCTACCTTCAAAGTATACGGCGGAACGTATACCTATTACGCCGGGAATATGCGCGACTGCCAGAGCTGGGAGGACGTCACGGCCCAGGCGGAAAACAACCCCAAGATGATCCTGGCGATGCGCGCGTCGCTCTGGGACAATATGGAAAACAAGCCCGGCGGCTTTGCCGAGGTGCACCGCCAGACCATTGCCGAGCGGGACTACGTGCTCGTCGCGCGGCCGCCTCTTGGCGGAAAAACCGAGGCCCCGGCTGCTCCGGCGGAAGCCGCGCCCGCCGTTACGCCCGCTGTTACGCCTGACGCTGCGGCTCCTGCCACCGCGCCCGTTGCCGAACCGGGCCAGGCTCCCCAGCCCCCGGCCACGGAGCAAAGCGGGGGCGCGCCCGGCGCGGCGTCCGGTAACGCATCGGGCGCAGCGCCTGCGGAACCCGCCCCTCCGGCGGCGGAACCGGCGGCGCCCGCAAACGGGGCTGCTCCCGCTCAGGGGGCTCCGGCGCAATAA
- a CDS encoding conserved hypothetical protein (Evidence 4 : Homologs of previously reported genes of unknown function): protein MRIILCAFDEPLENAWKAALSDCQAEVEQGGHSLTVQRGDITKLHVAAVVSPANSYGYMRGGVDLAYTKRFGPGVEHALRAAIATLPEGYLPIGQALAVATGDARIPYLVSAPTMKTPQRLNGPETVIAASRAAVRCALEQGYESLAFPGMGTGTGGLDTAVAARGMLQGICEGLRH, encoded by the coding sequence ATGCGGATTATCTTGTGCGCGTTTGATGAACCCCTGGAAAACGCCTGGAAAGCGGCTCTCTCCGACTGCCAGGCCGAAGTGGAACAGGGCGGGCATTCCCTTACCGTGCAGCGCGGCGACATCACAAAACTTCACGTCGCGGCGGTGGTTTCCCCGGCCAACTCGTACGGGTATATGCGCGGCGGGGTGGATCTGGCCTACACCAAGCGCTTCGGGCCCGGAGTGGAACATGCATTGCGGGCGGCCATCGCAACATTGCCGGAAGGGTATTTGCCCATAGGGCAGGCGCTGGCCGTTGCCACCGGGGATGCGCGTATTCCGTACCTGGTCAGCGCGCCCACCATGAAAACGCCCCAGCGCCTTAACGGGCCGGAAACGGTTATCGCGGCCTCCCGCGCGGCTGTGCGTTGCGCCTTGGAGCAGGGCTATGAGTCCCTGGCGTTTCCGGGCATGGGCACGGGAACGGGCGGCCTGGATACGGCCGTCGCGGCGAGAGGGATGCTGCAAGGCATTTGCGAGGGGTTGCGGCACTGA
- a CDS encoding 2-nitropropane dioxygenase NPD (modular protein): protein MAFPSLQIGDLVVRKPIVQGGMGVGISLHRLASAVANEGGVGVIAAAMIGMKEPDVAVNPHEANIRALRNEIRKARSLTDGVLGVNIMCVLTDFSQLVKTSIEEGIDVIFAGAGLPMDLPKYLQETRESLQKECNTKLVPIVSSARAATLICKKWLQRYGVLPDAFVVEGPKAGGHLGFKPEDIFDPAHSLENAVPETVAALKEFEEKKGCRIPVIAAGGVFTGGDIKKVMDLGAAGVQMGTRFVATHECDADIRFKESYVNASEEDITIIKSPVGLPGRAIKGKFLDALADGKKNFRCIFQCISTCDPQKSPYCIASALLNAMKGNLDRGFAFSGANAYRVTSIISVHELMTGLQKEFETTAETAKAGFESMVEATRAGIDHAMAATRVTLDQAVESTMAGLEKTMEATRAGFNQTMEATKASFNHTVEATKASLDQAVGATRAGIDQAVVNTRASLDQAVETTRIGLEKTFRAPKPLTQED from the coding sequence ATGGCTTTTCCCTCTTTGCAAATCGGTGATCTCGTCGTGCGCAAACCCATTGTCCAAGGCGGCATGGGCGTCGGCATATCGCTGCATCGTCTTGCATCCGCCGTTGCCAATGAAGGCGGCGTCGGCGTTATCGCGGCCGCAATGATCGGCATGAAAGAACCCGATGTCGCGGTCAACCCGCATGAGGCGAACATCCGCGCCCTGCGGAACGAAATCCGCAAAGCCCGCTCGCTGACGGACGGTGTTCTCGGCGTGAACATCATGTGCGTGCTGACGGATTTTTCCCAACTCGTGAAAACTTCCATTGAAGAAGGCATCGACGTCATTTTCGCGGGCGCGGGGCTCCCCATGGACCTGCCCAAATATCTCCAGGAAACCCGCGAAAGCCTTCAGAAAGAATGCAACACCAAGCTCGTGCCCATTGTTTCCTCCGCCCGCGCCGCCACCCTGATCTGCAAAAAATGGCTCCAGCGCTATGGCGTGCTGCCGGACGCCTTCGTGGTTGAAGGCCCCAAAGCCGGCGGCCACCTCGGCTTCAAACCCGAAGATATTTTCGATCCCGCCCATTCGCTTGAAAATGCCGTTCCGGAAACGGTTGCGGCCCTGAAAGAGTTCGAAGAAAAGAAAGGCTGCCGCATCCCGGTCATCGCGGCGGGCGGCGTGTTCACCGGCGGAGACATCAAGAAAGTAATGGACCTCGGCGCCGCCGGCGTGCAGATGGGTACCCGCTTCGTGGCCACCCACGAGTGCGACGCGGACATCCGCTTCAAGGAAAGCTACGTCAACGCGTCCGAAGAGGACATCACCATCATCAAAAGCCCGGTGGGCCTGCCCGGCAGAGCCATCAAAGGCAAATTCCTGGATGCGCTCGCGGACGGCAAAAAGAACTTCCGCTGCATCTTCCAGTGCATCAGCACCTGCGACCCGCAAAAGTCGCCCTACTGCATCGCCTCGGCCCTGCTCAACGCCATGAAGGGCAACCTGGATCGCGGCTTCGCCTTTTCCGGCGCCAACGCGTACAGGGTCACGTCCATCATCTCCGTGCACGAACTCATGACCGGCCTGCAGAAAGAATTCGAGACGACCGCGGAAACGGCCAAGGCCGGGTTTGAAAGCATGGTGGAAGCCACCAGGGCCGGTATTGACCACGCCATGGCCGCCACCAGGGTCACCCTGGACCAGGCCGTGGAATCCACCATGGCCGGGCTTGAAAAAACCATGGAAGCCACCAGGGCCGGCTTCAACCAGACCATGGAAGCGACCAAAGCCAGCTTCAACCACACCGTGGAAGCCACCAAGGCCAGCCTCGATCAGGCTGTTGGGGCAACCAGGGCCGGGATTGACCAGGCCGTGGTAAACACCAGGGCCAGCCTGGACCAAGCCGTGGAGACCACCAGAATCGGGCTGGAGAAAACCTTCCGCGCGCCCAAGCCGCTGACCCAGGAAGACTAG